The Peribacillus sp. FSL E2-0218 genome contains a region encoding:
- a CDS encoding MurR/RpiR family transcriptional regulator, whose amino-acid sequence MEYLAENLIYGIECSMSKFTKTEEELANYILQRPEEVSQLTISQIAKKLHISPATITRFCQKLAFSGFNEFKHELKRFVDLRNSPIHMKDLKQVDYFAKLYQDHMSIIDDTFHITSYEDIEKAVSFLTNAKRIHVYGIGSSGIAAHEFKSKFFRIGLSVEAITDPHQSMMDAALSNQESVVIGISISGATKEVIRAMKIAKKQGALILVFTGNKNSELSRLSDLSLLVTSKNSMHMGQNISPLLPLLLLFDLLYTELVSKDYKNRIGIREKTLQALTDTH is encoded by the coding sequence TTGGAATATTTAGCAGAAAACCTCATATATGGAATCGAATGCAGCATGAGTAAATTCACCAAGACGGAAGAAGAATTAGCCAACTATATTCTGCAGCGCCCTGAGGAAGTGAGTCAGTTAACCATTAGTCAAATCGCCAAAAAACTGCATATTTCGCCGGCAACGATCACTCGTTTCTGCCAGAAATTAGCTTTTTCCGGTTTCAATGAGTTTAAGCATGAGTTAAAACGATTCGTCGACCTTCGCAATTCGCCGATACATATGAAGGATCTCAAGCAGGTCGATTATTTCGCGAAATTATATCAAGATCACATGAGCATCATCGATGATACCTTTCATATCACTTCTTATGAGGATATCGAAAAAGCGGTCTCTTTCCTTACGAATGCAAAAAGGATACATGTCTACGGAATTGGCAGCTCAGGTATAGCCGCTCATGAGTTCAAATCGAAGTTTTTCAGGATCGGCCTGTCTGTAGAAGCGATAACGGACCCCCATCAGTCGATGATGGATGCCGCTTTAAGCAACCAGGAAAGTGTTGTCATCGGCATTTCCATTAGCGGTGCGACAAAAGAGGTCATCCGCGCGATGAAAATCGCCAAGAAGCAAGGCGCCCTGATCTTGGTTTTCACAGGCAATAAGAATTCCGAGCTCTCACGGTTAAGTGACCTATCGTTATTGGTCACAAGCAAAAACAGCATGCATATGGGGCAGAACATCTCTCCCTTGCTGCCGCTCCTATTGCTTTTCGATTTACTTTATACCGAGTTGGTTTCAAAGGATTATAAAAACAGGATCGGCATCAGGGAAAAAACCTTGCAGGCATTAACGGACACCCACTGA